The following DNA comes from Cuculus canorus isolate bCucCan1 chromosome 7, bCucCan1.pri, whole genome shotgun sequence.
GACTGCGCGCGGGGGTCGTGTCTGGCCacgcgccgccgccgcgccgcccgcgGCCGCCGCACCGCCGCGCTGCTCTTCTACGGCACCGACTTCAGGGCGTACGAGGCGCCGCTGCCGCGCCTGCCCCGCCAGACCTGGGCGCTCTTCCACGAGGAGTCCCCCATGAACAACTTCCTGCTCTCGCACCCTCCCGGCATCCACCTCTTCAACTACACCGCCACCTTCCGCCGCGGCTCCGACTTCCCGCTGACGCTGCAGTGGCTGCCGGGCGCCCCGTACCTGCGGGCACCCGCCCCCGCGCTGGCGGAGCGCGACGCGTGGCGGCGGCGGGGCTACGCGCCCGTCCTCTACCTGCAGTCCCACTGCCACGTCCCCTCCGACCGCGACCGCTACGTGCGGGAGCTCATGAAGCACATCCAGGTGAGCGGCGCGGGGAGGCCCTGCGAGCCGCCCGCGCCTTGTAACGGGGCCCGGCGTGATTGGTGAGCTGTGGGCTGAACGGGCGCTGCGGGCTGGGCGCCGGTCTCCGGCTGGATAAACGCCTAACGCGATGGGTGAGCGGTGGGAGTCACCGCCGCCTTGTCACGGCGCTCAGCATCGGGCTGGATAAACACCCGGTGTGGTGGTGAGCACCCAGTGCGATGGGCGAGCAACAGGCTGACCCGTCGCCTCATATTGGGATTCAGCATCCAGACAGATAAACCCCTAACGCGATGGGTGAGCAATGGGTTGACTGCCGCCTGCTAAGGGCATTCATTTGTGCTTGTTTTTAGGCACGTCACAAATCCTAATGTGATGCATTCCGACTGCCAGAGTTGTGTTACTTCCCAAAGCGTGGGCCAGATATGCCAGGAGGTCAGCCTGGTGGCGGCtgtcagctgcagagctggccaaagtcaggatcatagaatcatgggatggtttatgttggaagggactattaaaacccattcagttccacTCCCTCTGcacaagcagggacatcttcacCTTTATCAGActcctcagagccccatccaactggaccttgagtgtttccagggaaggggcatccaccACATCAGGCACGCATTGGGCTGAGCCCTGGTAAGCTTGGTCTTGCAGACCAAGTGCTAGAAGGTGCTGAAATCTGCAGACTGTCCAGTTAGTTTACAGGAAGGCTGTCCGTTTCCAAGCCTTGCGCCCACTTGGAAGTATGGATGTGTAGTAAAAAGACAGATTCCTGTATCTCAAGAATTTCTTTACCTGCGTTGTGGTGGGACTGTGTTGCTTCTATGGTGattccatagaatcattaatCGTTCCAAAGTATGAAGCAGATTCCAGATGAAGTTATTGTCTTTCAGTTTTAGGCAGTATTCTTTTAGCTCTCCATGTCAGGTTTTCTTAGTCTGACAAATGGAAAGCTTTTGCCAGTCTGCTGAGGCTGGCAGGAACGTGTGACAACTGTACTGGGTCTCTCTTTGGTTGAAAGGTGACTTTTAGATTATCAAAGAGTTGAATGCCCTTCCTTACCTCTCACTTTCTGGTTCATCTGCTAACAAATATGTTTTGGAGTGACATATTCCTTTCTCTGTcctccccagtctgtagcatCTTTTAGTCTGGGAATAGCCACAAGGGAAAGACCTTGGAGTGAGAGTGAAGCTAAAGTGAGGTGGCTGGGAACTGATGAGAGTTAGGAATTGTACAAGATCTaaaagctctgaaaacaaacatatttctttGACAATGTTCTGGTGTTACTTTAGGTTGACTCCTACGGCAAATGCCTGCATAACCGTGATCTTCCCAGTGAGCGACTGAGAGACACCTCTACAGCCACTACTGAAGACTCCGAGTTCATGGCTTTCATTGCCAGGTACAAGTTCCACCTGGCCTTGGAGAACGCCATATGCGATGACTACATGACGGAGAAGCTGTGGCGCCCGATGCACCTGGGTGCTGTCCCGGTGTACCGAGGCTCCCCGTCTGTTCGGGACTGGATGCCAGACAATCACTCCATCATTCTTATCGATGACTTTGAGAGCCCCCGGGAGCTGGCAAAGTACCTTGATTTCCTGGACAAGAATGGGGAGGAATATATGAAGTATCTAGAGTATAAAAAACCTGGTGGAATCCAAAACCAGCTCTTGCTAGAGAGCCTGGAGAAGCGGGAGTGGGGTGTGAACGACATGACTCTGCCCAATTACCTGAATGGCTTCGAGTGTTTTGTCTGTGACATGGAGAACGCGCGGctaagggaagaggaggaacacAAAAAGTCTCAAGGGAAGATCCCAGCTCCCAAACCTCGAATTGCTCAGTTCCAGCACATGGGATGTCCTATGCCAACCCCTGGGTTTGGATCTGTTGACGACCTCTCTGGACAAGACAGGTAGTGTTCCAATACTGTGCtttctggagggaaaaaaaaagcttcaaataATAGTAGCTGTAACTTTTAGTAATACTTTGTACTTGAAGCATCTCTTAACCTATCTCCAGTTACACTTTAAGTCCTGTGGGTGGTGTGGTGGTTCTGCTCATACTGTGTGGCACTGAGGCTGAAGGAGAGGTGTGGGTGGTTGAAGTGGTTGGTGGTTGAATGAGGAGCGCAAGGGTAATACAGTGGTTTGTGCCTCATGAGGAAAACCAGCTTAAAGATGTATCACATTTGCCACGTGTGTGCTGTGAGGTACGATGCAATAGAATTGCAATCGAATCCAGTAATCAGCCAGCATTAAAGGTAGATCTTTGTCTCATGGTGATAAGGTCTCAGGTGTGTGTAGTTGGTGGTTTCAGGACACTTGTACAGTCATGTTCATCCTGGGGTaccaatttttttccaagttacaGTTTCCAAGTTACAGagtcagattattttcttaaaaaacagtGACGagaatgtaaaatgaaaaataccaaaGTATTcttatacaatattttttatgaaagTCTTCACTGGGATAGCAGAATTCCTTTTGGTGCCATTTCCGTAGAGTATggctggaaaacattttcttttctctgttcccTACAGCCATTTATTCTTGTGTCAGGTACTGAATGCGAGTAGTCCTGACTGTGTCCTTGTTCAGTGCTGTAAAGAACAAGTAACTCGCATTGGCAGTTCTTGGAACAAAAATTAATGATTTGAGCTGGTAAGCAGTGATCTTGCAGTGCGTCCAAGTGCTGCATTTTACAGAGGAACCTTTTGGCAGATGTTGTTTTCTAAGGCAGAAGTCAGCCTCTGTCTTTGATCCTTCCAATGTGATCTATGTGAAGAGGTTTATTTTGAAGTCTCTGTTGGTGTACACTGCAGAGATGTCCCATCATAGAT
Coding sequences within:
- the FUT11 gene encoding alpha-(1,3)-fucosyltransferase 11, with translation MRPGRCGGGSRATLRVLLLLWLCWAAGAALGPGVPGQCGAEEWPRDPVPPGASFAAAASYRGPGNNDTRSDRSLPVLLWWSGSLFPHFPGDTERIDCARGSCLATRRRRAARGRRTAALLFYGTDFRAYEAPLPRLPRQTWALFHEESPMNNFLLSHPPGIHLFNYTATFRRGSDFPLTLQWLPGAPYLRAPAPALAERDAWRRRGYAPVLYLQSHCHVPSDRDRYVRELMKHIQVDSYGKCLHNRDLPSERLRDTSTATTEDSEFMAFIARYKFHLALENAICDDYMTEKLWRPMHLGAVPVYRGSPSVRDWMPDNHSIILIDDFESPRELAKYLDFLDKNGEEYMKYLEYKKPGGIQNQLLLESLEKREWGVNDMTLPNYLNGFECFVCDMENARLREEEEHKKSQGKIPAPKPRIAQFQHMGCPMPTPGFGSVDDLSGQDSWKEMWLQDYWQGLDQGEALTAMIHRNESHQGRFWDYMHEIFLKRTRQH